A window of Callospermophilus lateralis isolate mCalLat2 chromosome 13, mCalLat2.hap1, whole genome shotgun sequence contains these coding sequences:
- the Fbxo28 gene encoding F-box only protein 28: MAAASEERMAEEGGGGHGDGGSSSAAGSAQRQLPPPPPQPPQPGSQAPPVPALAPDQLPQNNTLVALPIVAIENILSFMSYDEISQLRLVCKRMDLVCQRMLNQGFLKVERYHNLCQKQVKAQLPRRESERRNHSLARHADILAAVETRLSLLNMTFMKYVDSNLCCFIPGKVIDEIYRVLRYVNSTRAPQRAHEVLQELRDISSMAMEYFDEKIVPILKRKLPGSDVSGRLMGSPPVPGPSAALTTMQLFSKQNPSRQEVTKLQQQVKTNGAGVTVLRREISELRTKVQEQQKQLQDQDQKLLEQTQIIGEQNARLAELERKLREVMESAVGNSSGSGQNEESPRKRRKAAEAIDSLRKSKRLRNRK, translated from the exons ATGGCGGCGGCGTCGGAGGAGCGgatggctgaggaaggaggaggcGGCCACGGCGACGGCGGCTCCTCTTCGGCCGCCGGCTCTGCTCAGCGACAGCTCCCACCGCCTCCGCCACAGCCTCCGCAGCCGGGGTCCCAGGCACCCCCAGTGCCGGCGCTGGCTCCGGACCAGCTGCCTCAAAACAACACTCTGGTGGCGCTGCCCATCGTAGCCATCGAGAACATCCTCAGCTTTATGTCCTACGACGAAATTAGCCAGCTTCGTCTG GTTTGTAAAAGAATGGACTTGGTCTGCCAGAGAATGTTGAATCAGGGATTTCTGAAAGTGGAAAGGTACCATAATCTATGTCAGAAACAAGTTAAAGCACAACTTCCAAG GAGAGAGTCAGAAAGGAGAAACCATTCTTTAGCTCGTCATGCAGACATCCTTGCTGCTGTGGAAACAAGGCTGTCACTATTAAATATGACTTTTATGAAGTATGTAGATTCCAATCTCTGCTGCTTCATCCCAGGAAAG gtgattGATGAAATTTATCGTGTGTTGAGATATGTCAATTCTACCAGAGCCCCTCAGCGAGCTCATGAAGTACTACAAGAGTTAAGGGATATTTCCTCCATGGCAATGGAATACTTTGATGAGAAGATTGTTCCAATTCTAAAAAGGAAGTTGCCAGGATCAGATGTGTCTGGAAGACTTATGGGCTCTCCTCCAG TACCGGGACCCTCTGCAGCCCTAACAACAATGCAGCTCTTCTCCAAGCAAAACCCTTCAAGACAAGAGGTTACCAAACTCCAGCAGCAGGTTAAAACCAATGGTGCTGGCGTGACTGTTCTCAGGCGTGAAATTTCTGAGCTTCGCACCAAAGTGCAAGAACAGCAGAAGCAGCTTCAAGACCAAGACCAGAAACTGCTAGAGCAAACCCAAATCATAGGTGAACAGAATGCACGTTTGGCAGAGCTGGAACGCAAACTACGAGAAGTaatggaaagtgcagtaggaaacTCCTCCGGGTCTGGGCAGAATGAGGAGTCTCCTCGGAAACGAAGAAAGGCAGCAGAAGCTATAGACTCTCTTAGAAAATCTAAACGTCTTCGGAATAGAAAGTGA